From a region of the Pseudomonadaceae bacterium SI-3 genome:
- a CDS encoding GNAT family N-acetyltransferase codes for MSINWICKHHTELSAQQLYAILRLRAEVFVVEQQCVYLDVDGQDLLGDTCHLMAWQEEQLVAYLRLLDPIQQGGNVVIGRVVTAPSIRSRGIGHKLMVQALDHAGEKWPGRPIYLSAQAHLQGYYGRYGFKPVGEVYLEDGIPHIGMRRDLG; via the coding sequence ATGTCTATCAACTGGATCTGCAAACACCACACCGAACTCAGCGCGCAGCAGCTCTACGCGATTCTGCGCCTGCGCGCTGAGGTTTTCGTGGTCGAGCAACAATGCGTGTACCTGGATGTGGACGGCCAGGACCTGCTGGGCGATACCTGCCACCTGATGGCCTGGCAAGAGGAGCAATTGGTCGCCTACCTGCGCCTGCTCGACCCAATCCAGCAAGGCGGCAACGTGGTGATCGGCCGCGTCGTTACCGCACCCTCAATACGCAGCCGGGGCATTGGACATAAATTGATGGTGCAGGCACTCGACCATGCCGGGGAAAAGTGGCCGGGGCGGCCGATCTACTTGTCCGCCCAGGCCCACCTGCAAGGCTATTACGGGCGCTACGGCTTCAAGCCGGTGGGCGAGGTCTATCTCGAGGATGGGATTCCGCACATTGGCATGCGCCGGGATCTCGGATAA
- a CDS encoding MBL fold metallo-hydrolase, with protein sequence MIFRQLFEPVSSTYTYLLGCKDTGQAVLIDPVISTMDRDLAELAGLGLKLAFTLDTHVHADHITAALELKRKTGCRIASPAIDKLTCTDVGIEEGTPFEVGSLQLTPLHTPGHTDGHFAYLLGDRLFSGDALLIDGCGRTDFQNGSADDLFHSVRGKLFALPDDTLVYPAHDYHDRRVSTIAQEKRRNPRLGEAVSLEQFRTIMAELDLPYPKFIDHAVPGNRQCGVCPSDLSESYRQYCEQAEHSPQG encoded by the coding sequence ATGATCTTTCGCCAGCTATTCGAGCCCGTTTCCTCCACCTACACCTATTTGCTGGGCTGCAAGGATACCGGACAAGCAGTGCTGATCGACCCGGTCATTTCGACGATGGATCGCGATCTGGCCGAGTTGGCCGGCCTGGGCTTGAAGCTGGCGTTCACGCTCGACACGCACGTACATGCCGATCACATCACCGCCGCGCTGGAGCTGAAACGGAAGACAGGCTGCCGTATCGCCAGCCCGGCCATCGACAAGCTGACCTGTACTGACGTAGGCATCGAGGAAGGCACTCCGTTTGAGGTCGGCAGCCTGCAGCTGACGCCGTTGCATACGCCGGGCCATACGGACGGGCATTTCGCGTACCTGCTCGGCGATCGACTGTTCAGTGGCGATGCACTGTTGATAGACGGCTGCGGCAGGACCGATTTCCAGAACGGCAGTGCAGATGATCTGTTCCACAGTGTCAGAGGCAAGCTGTTCGCTTTGCCGGACGACACCCTGGTTTATCCCGCCCACGATTACCATGACCGCCGCGTATCGACCATCGCCCAGGAAAAGCGACGCAACCCGCGACTGGGCGAAGCCGTATCGCTGGAGCAATTCAGAACGATCATGGCGGAGCTGGATCTGCCGTATCCGAAGTTCATCGATCACGCGGTTCCTGGCAATCGCCAGTGTGGTGTGTGCCCGTCCGACTTATCAGAAAGCTACCGGCAGTACTGCGAGCAGGCGGAACACAGCCCTCAGGGGTAA
- a CDS encoding oxidoreductase: MTQTTQLPEAQRQRCEVWTRVMGYHRPVAAFNPGKQSEHRERTHFTEQAAGLAR, from the coding sequence ATGACCCAAACCACTCAACTCCCCGAAGCCCAACGTCAGCGCTGCGAAGTCTGGACCCGCGTGATGGGCTATCACCGTCCGGTCGCGGCGTTCAACCCGGGCAAACAATCCGAGCACCGTGAACGCACCCATTTCACCGAGCAGGCCGCCGGTTTGGCGCGTTAG
- a CDS encoding cupredoxin domain-containing protein: MQRILLPALAMLAAGFAGGAQAGLPTYELTIRDGHFEPATIEVPARQRFKIVVINAGKGPTEFESTPLRVEKVLSPGVTSFVVIHPLKPGRYPFFDEFHMDLPEGEIIAK; this comes from the coding sequence ATGCAACGCATCCTGCTTCCCGCCCTCGCCATGCTCGCGGCCGGCTTTGCCGGCGGCGCCCAGGCCGGTCTGCCGACCTATGAGCTGACCATCCGCGACGGCCATTTCGAGCCAGCCACCATCGAAGTGCCGGCTCGCCAGCGCTTCAAGATCGTCGTGATCAATGCCGGCAAGGGGCCGACCGAATTCGAGAGCACACCCCTGCGGGTGGAAAAGGTGCTCTCGCCCGGTGTCACCTCGTTCGTCGTGATTCATCCGCTCAAACCCGGCCGCTACCCCTTCTTCGATGAGTTCCACATGGATCTCCCGGAAGGCGAAATCATCGCTAAGTAG
- a CDS encoding anaerobic ribonucleoside-triphosphate reductase activating protein, with amino-acid sequence MGAALRVGGMVPLTTLDFPDHLACVLFCQGCGWRCRYCHNPELIPSCGAEERSWAEILGFLDQRIGLLEAVVFSGGEPTLQLALPDAIAQVRAKGFKIGLHSAGIKPKLFRQVLPLVDWVGFDVKALPEHGRLITGVEGSGEANWKSLEALLESGVAHECRTTVHWQLFDAERLWDMAQRLRKLGVERFAVQCVRTAKMLDDGLADSRAPYDQQKLWDRMGRLFPSFILRG; translated from the coding sequence ATGGGCGCCGCGCTAAGGGTCGGGGGCATGGTGCCCCTGACCACCCTCGACTTTCCTGATCATCTGGCCTGCGTTCTGTTCTGCCAGGGCTGTGGCTGGCGTTGCCGCTATTGCCACAACCCTGAGCTGATCCCGTCCTGTGGCGCCGAGGAGCGCAGCTGGGCGGAGATTCTCGGCTTTCTCGATCAGCGGATCGGTCTGCTCGAGGCGGTGGTATTCAGCGGCGGCGAGCCGACCCTGCAACTGGCGCTGCCGGATGCCATTGCGCAGGTGCGCGCGAAAGGCTTCAAGATCGGCCTGCATAGCGCCGGCATCAAACCGAAACTGTTCCGCCAGGTGCTGCCGCTGGTGGACTGGGTGGGGTTCGACGTCAAGGCGTTGCCGGAGCACGGTCGACTGATCACGGGGGTCGAGGGGAGCGGCGAAGCCAACTGGAAAAGCCTCGAAGCGCTGCTGGAGAGCGGCGTCGCGCACGAATGCCGAACCACGGTTCATTGGCAGCTGTTCGACGCCGAACGTCTATGGGACATGGCGCAGCGACTGCGCAAACTCGGTGTCGAGCGCTTCGCCGTGCAATGCGTGCGCACGGCGAAAATGCTCGACGACGGCCTCGCCGATAGCCGTGCACCCTACGATCAGCAAAAACTCTGGGACCGGATGGGGAGGCTATTTCCGTCGTTCATACTGCGAGGGTAA
- a CDS encoding FTR1 family iron permease, with protein sequence MGQSMFIVWRESVEALLVIGILHAWLSQQPGNRHALRMLWGGVVAGLGLASLLGWGILSAGDWLAGPAGEWFQCAMLLAAALLILQMVGWMHHHGRDLKRNLVDSAAAHLSQGSGIGLLVLAMLAVAREGSETVVFLYGIGHQQDGSDLTGFVIGGVLGFALALLSYAALQAGSRLFSWKRFFRVSEALLLLLGAALLMAGLDRFSGQLMGMDVPEVLYTVFGDPVWDTSALLDDGGTLGSTLAGLTGYRAMPSLAAVMVMALYWLAVWAWLRPKPEARLEARTA encoded by the coding sequence ATGGGCCAATCAATGTTCATCGTCTGGCGTGAAAGCGTCGAGGCGTTGCTGGTCATCGGCATTCTGCATGCCTGGTTGAGCCAGCAGCCAGGCAACCGTCATGCGCTGCGCATGCTCTGGGGCGGCGTGGTTGCCGGCCTCGGTTTGGCTTCGTTGCTGGGCTGGGGCATTCTCAGCGCCGGCGACTGGCTGGCCGGTCCCGCCGGCGAGTGGTTCCAGTGCGCCATGCTGCTGGCTGCCGCGCTGTTGATCCTGCAGATGGTCGGCTGGATGCACCACCATGGGCGCGATCTCAAACGCAATCTGGTCGACAGCGCCGCCGCGCACCTCAGCCAGGGCAGCGGCATTGGCTTGCTGGTACTGGCGATGCTCGCGGTGGCGCGTGAGGGCAGCGAAACAGTGGTGTTCCTGTATGGCATCGGCCACCAGCAGGACGGTTCGGACCTGACCGGTTTCGTCATCGGCGGTGTGCTTGGCTTTGCGCTCGCGCTGCTGAGCTACGCGGCGCTGCAGGCTGGCAGCCGGCTGTTCTCCTGGAAGCGTTTCTTCAGAGTCAGCGAGGCGCTGCTGCTGTTGCTCGGCGCAGCCCTGCTGATGGCTGGCCTCGACCGCTTCAGCGGCCAGCTGATGGGCATGGACGTGCCTGAAGTGCTTTACACCGTTTTCGGTGACCCGGTCTGGGACACCTCGGCCCTGCTCGATGACGGCGGCACCCTGGGCAGCACCCTTGCCGGGCTGACCGGTTACCGCGCCATGCCTTCGCTGGCCGCGGTAATGGTAATGGCGCTGTACTGGCTAGCCGTCTGGGCCTGGCTGCGACCGAAGCCGGAGGCTCGTCTGGAGGCTCGCACGGCATGA
- a CDS encoding MFS transporter: MTQAVLDARTARVLPWLVAIAFFMQTLDGTILNTALPAMARDLAEDPLRMQGVVIAYMLTVALLIPASGWVADRFGTRRIFFSAIVLFTLGSLLCAMSTSFNQLVMSRVVQAVGGSLMLPVGRLVILRAYPRSEFVRVMTFIALPGMVGPLIGPTLGGWLVQYASWHWIFLINLPVGLVGCIAAFRFMPDLKSAERMRFDTVGFLLFGGAMVLITIALEGLGEMQMPHARVMLLVAIGGACLAAYWLRAGHIDKPLFSPTLFHTRSFAVGIFGNLFARLGSGALPFLLPLLLQVALGYPPSQAGMTMIPLALGAMFIKPLAKPLIDRLGYRRILIGNTLLLGSLIASLATIDGQTSTVLLLLHLSLIGMVNSMQFTAMNTVTLVGLSNRNASSGNSLLSVVVQLSMSLGVASAGALLGGFTVPGADGTALLEAFHLTFLCIGAMSMLAASLFFQLDTKQAMAARHIDTE; encoded by the coding sequence ATGACTCAAGCTGTACTGGATGCCAGGACCGCCCGCGTACTGCCCTGGCTGGTTGCCATCGCGTTTTTCATGCAAACCCTTGATGGCACCATCCTAAACACCGCCTTGCCGGCCATGGCACGCGACCTTGCCGAAGACCCACTGCGCATGCAGGGAGTGGTCATCGCCTACATGCTCACCGTGGCGTTGTTGATTCCGGCCTCGGGCTGGGTAGCGGATCGCTTTGGTACCCGGCGGATCTTCTTTTCCGCCATCGTGCTGTTCACGCTCGGTTCACTGTTGTGCGCGATGAGCACCAGCTTCAATCAATTGGTGATGTCGCGTGTGGTGCAGGCGGTAGGGGGCTCGCTGATGCTGCCGGTGGGGCGTCTGGTGATACTGCGGGCCTACCCGCGCAGCGAATTCGTCCGCGTGATGACGTTCATCGCTCTGCCCGGCATGGTCGGGCCATTGATTGGCCCGACGCTCGGTGGCTGGTTGGTCCAATACGCATCCTGGCATTGGATATTTTTGATCAACCTGCCGGTGGGGTTGGTTGGCTGCATCGCTGCCTTTCGTTTCATGCCCGACCTGAAGAGTGCCGAGCGCATGCGCTTCGATACCGTCGGCTTTCTGCTATTCGGTGGCGCCATGGTGCTGATCACCATTGCGCTTGAAGGCCTCGGCGAGATGCAAATGCCCCACGCCCGCGTGATGTTGTTGGTGGCTATTGGCGGTGCTTGCCTCGCGGCCTACTGGTTGCGCGCCGGTCACATCGACAAACCGCTGTTCAGTCCGACGCTGTTCCACACCCGCAGTTTTGCCGTTGGTATCTTTGGCAACCTGTTCGCGCGATTGGGCAGCGGGGCATTGCCGTTCCTGCTGCCATTGCTGCTGCAGGTCGCGCTGGGCTATCCCCCGTCGCAAGCGGGCATGACCATGATTCCGTTGGCGCTGGGTGCGATGTTCATCAAACCCTTGGCCAAGCCGCTGATCGACCGCCTCGGCTATCGGCGCATCCTGATCGGCAACACGCTGCTGCTGGGCAGCCTGATCGCCAGTCTGGCGACCATCGACGGGCAGACTTCGACTGTGTTGTTGCTGCTGCACCTGAGCCTGATCGGCATGGTCAATTCCATGCAGTTCACCGCGATGAATACCGTGACGCTGGTGGGGCTCAGCAACCGGAACGCCAGCAGCGGCAACAGCCTGCTATCGGTGGTGGTGCAGTTGTCGATGAGCCTGGGTGTCGCCTCGGCCGGTGCCCTGCTGGGCGGCTTTACCGTGCCGGGTGCGGATGGGACGGCGTTGCTGGAGGCGTTTCACCTGACCTTTCTATGCATCGGGGCGATGTCGATGCTGGCCGCATCGTTGTTCTTTCAGCTGGACACCAAGCAAGCCATGGCCGCTCGACACATAGACACTGAGTGA
- a CDS encoding ribonucleoside triphosphate reductase (Catalyzes the reduction of nucleoside 5'-triphosphates to 2'-deoxynucleoside 5'-triphosphates): MLGLEEVNRPVSLRKRDGRLVAFELDKIGAAIEAAGLATGEFEQATAQALAAQVLVRLPQRVVEVEQAQDAVERVLMEAGYFDTARAYIVYRERHGRLRRDRKSLVDVASSMNEYLSREDWRVRANANQGYSLGGLILNVSGKVTANYWLDEVYSPEIGIAHREGDLHIHDLDMLAGYCAGWSLRTLLNEGFNGIPGRVEAGPPKHLSSALGQMVNFLGTLQNEWAGAQAFSSFDTYLAPFVRKDGLGFAEIRQAIQEFIYNLNVPSRWGTQTPFTNLTFDWVCPEDLREQIPYIGGEEMPFAYGELQAEMELINRAYIEVMQAGDGLGRVFTFPIPTYNITHDFPWDSENADRLFEMTARYGLPYFQNFLNSDMQPNQVRSMCCRLQLDVRELLKRGGGLFGSAEQTGSLGVVTVNCARLGYLHSGDWPGLIEHLDALLELAMQSLEVKRKVIQHHMDAGLYPYTKRYLGTLRNHFSTIGVNGLHEMVRNYTEDTEGLHTEAGRRLAVDLLDHVRAVLVRFQEETGHLYNLEATPAEGTTYRFAKEDRKRFPEILQAGSAEAPYYTNSSQLPVGFTDDPFEALMLQDELQTKYTGGTVLHLYMAEQISSTQACKNLVRTALGRFRLPYLTITPTFSICPVHGYLSGEHEFCPKCDEVLVAKQQSCCA; the protein is encoded by the coding sequence ATGCTGGGGCTTGAAGAAGTGAATCGACCGGTCTCGCTGCGCAAGCGGGATGGGAGGCTGGTCGCGTTCGAACTGGACAAGATCGGCGCTGCAATCGAGGCCGCAGGCCTGGCCACCGGTGAGTTCGAACAAGCCACTGCCCAGGCGCTGGCTGCTCAGGTCCTGGTGCGCCTGCCGCAGCGGGTGGTGGAGGTCGAGCAGGCTCAGGATGCGGTCGAGCGCGTGTTAATGGAGGCTGGTTATTTCGACACGGCGCGCGCCTACATCGTCTACCGCGAGCGTCATGGACGGCTGCGGCGCGATCGCAAGTCACTGGTCGATGTCGCCTCATCGATGAACGAATACCTCTCGCGCGAAGATTGGCGGGTACGCGCCAACGCCAACCAGGGCTACTCGCTGGGCGGGCTGATTCTCAACGTGTCGGGCAAGGTCACTGCGAATTATTGGCTAGACGAGGTCTACAGCCCGGAAATCGGCATCGCCCATCGCGAGGGCGATCTGCACATCCATGACCTGGACATGCTCGCCGGCTATTGCGCGGGCTGGTCGCTGCGCACCTTGCTCAACGAAGGCTTCAACGGCATACCCGGACGCGTTGAGGCGGGACCGCCGAAGCACCTGTCCAGCGCGCTGGGGCAGATGGTCAACTTCCTCGGCACCCTGCAGAACGAGTGGGCCGGTGCCCAGGCGTTCAGCAGCTTCGATACCTACCTGGCGCCGTTCGTGCGCAAGGACGGCCTGGGATTCGCCGAAATCCGTCAGGCGATCCAAGAGTTCATCTACAACCTCAATGTGCCGTCGCGCTGGGGCACGCAGACGCCCTTTACCAACCTGACGTTCGACTGGGTCTGCCCCGAAGACCTGCGTGAGCAGATTCCCTACATCGGCGGTGAAGAGATGCCTTTCGCCTACGGTGAGCTACAGGCCGAGATGGAGTTGATCAACCGCGCCTATATCGAGGTCATGCAGGCTGGCGACGGGCTGGGCCGGGTATTCACCTTTCCGATCCCCACCTACAACATCACCCACGATTTCCCCTGGGACAGCGAAAACGCCGACCGCCTCTTCGAGATGACCGCGCGTTACGGCCTGCCGTACTTCCAGAACTTCCTCAATTCGGATATGCAGCCCAATCAGGTGCGTTCGATGTGCTGCCGCTTGCAGCTGGACGTGCGCGAATTGCTCAAGCGCGGGGGTGGGTTGTTCGGTTCGGCCGAGCAGACCGGCTCGCTCGGCGTGGTGACGGTCAACTGCGCACGCCTGGGTTATCTGCATTCAGGCGACTGGCCAGGGCTGATCGAGCATCTCGATGCGCTGCTTGAACTGGCCATGCAGAGCCTGGAGGTCAAGCGCAAGGTGATCCAGCACCACATGGATGCCGGGCTCTATCCTTACACCAAGCGTTACCTGGGCACGCTGCGCAATCACTTCTCCACCATTGGCGTGAACGGGCTGCACGAGATGGTGCGCAACTACACCGAGGATACCGAGGGCTTGCACACCGAAGCCGGCCGGCGTCTGGCCGTCGACCTGCTCGACCATGTTCGAGCTGTGCTGGTGCGCTTTCAGGAAGAAACCGGCCACCTATACAACCTCGAAGCGACGCCCGCCGAAGGCACCACTTACCGATTCGCCAAGGAAGACCGCAAGCGCTTCCCGGAAATACTACAAGCGGGCTCTGCCGAGGCGCCGTACTACACCAACTCTTCGCAGCTTCCGGTGGGCTTCACCGACGACCCGTTCGAAGCCCTGATGCTGCAGGACGAGCTGCAGACCAAATACACCGGCGGCACCGTATTGCACCTGTACATGGCCGAGCAGATCTCCTCGACACAGGCCTGCAAGAACCTGGTGCGCACCGCGCTGGGACGCTTCCGCCTGCCTTACCTGACCATCACCCCGACGTTCTCGATCTGCCCCGTTCACGGCTACCTGAGCGGTGAACACGAGTTCTGCCCCAAATGCGACGAGGTGCTGGTCGCCAAGCAGCAAAGCTGCTGCGCCTGA